The following coding sequences are from one Streptococcus sp. NPS 308 window:
- a CDS encoding pseudouridine synthase — protein MRLDRLLAQEKISRKAMKQALLKKEILVDDSPARSLAQNVDTGLQKLVFQGRQIQGYEHSYLMLHKPNGVVTASKDKKLPTVMDLLPPDIQSYQLYAIGRLDRDTTGLLLLTDNGPLGFQLLHPQYHVDKSYQVVVNGPLTSEHIQKFKDGIVFLDGTTCKPAKLDILSASPTESRASITISEGKFHQVKKMFLSVGVKVTSLKRVQFGDFTLDPELSEGQFRSLNPEELELIKKHLEKSG, from the coding sequence ATGCGTTTAGATAGATTATTAGCCCAAGAAAAAATCAGTCGCAAGGCTATGAAACAGGCTCTATTAAAAAAAGAAATCCTAGTCGACGATAGTCCAGCTCGCTCCCTCGCTCAAAATGTCGACACTGGATTGCAAAAACTAGTCTTTCAAGGACGGCAGATTCAAGGATACGAGCACAGCTACCTCATGCTTCACAAGCCAAACGGAGTCGTTACAGCGAGCAAGGATAAGAAACTGCCAACCGTAATGGACCTCCTTCCACCTGACATCCAGTCTTACCAGCTCTATGCTATCGGCAGACTAGACCGCGATACGACGGGACTGCTCCTTTTGACAGACAATGGACCTTTAGGCTTCCAACTCCTTCATCCCCAGTACCATGTCGATAAATCCTATCAAGTGGTAGTAAACGGACCGCTCACGTCAGAACATATCCAAAAATTCAAGGATGGAATCGTCTTTCTAGACGGGACCACTTGTAAACCAGCAAAGCTAGACATTCTGTCCGCAAGCCCAACAGAGAGCCGGGCCTCCATCACAATCTCTGAGGGCAAGTTTCATCAAGTCAAGAAGATGTTTCTCTCAGTTGGTGTCAAGGTGACCTCTCTCAAACGAGTTCAGTTCGGTGATTTCACTTTAGACCCAGAACTATCAGAAGGTCAATTCCGTTCCTTGAATCCAGAAGAATTAGAGTTGATTAAAAAACACTTAGAAAAAAGTGGATAA
- a CDS encoding cell division protein FtsQ/DivIB, which translates to MSKDKKKESNQKQELSEWQKRNQEYLKKKAEEEAALAAEKEKEKQARKEANLKLLEEAKKSSSQSDEEDTSPSQKPSEKDEKAQKEASEVKKEKEKKKKEKPEKPAKPKIAPVHIWRAVSILVPSVLVLLLSIYLLTPLSTLKHIEVKGNVQTQADDIKQVSGIQDSDYTLSLLLNKDKHAEQIKSNHWIESATIDYKFPTNFTIEVKEFEIVGYYVTGEDHYPILSSGTIDSSPVNLLNLPETYLTVTFNDEQQVKDLISGLSSISEDIKSQIQKIELAPSKATADLLKITMLDTDEILVPLSELSKKLPYYSKIKPQLAEPSFIDMEAGIYSTSLADKLLEEAEEKAKKEAQEAEKKKQEEKEAEEKKQQQQQ; encoded by the coding sequence ATGTCAAAGGATAAGAAAAAAGAATCAAACCAGAAACAAGAATTGTCTGAATGGCAGAAACGGAACCAAGAATACCTGAAAAAGAAGGCTGAGGAGGAAGCTGCTCTAGCTGCGGAGAAGGAAAAGGAAAAACAAGCTCGAAAGGAAGCCAACTTGAAGTTATTGGAGGAGGCCAAGAAATCCTCGAGTCAGTCCGACGAGGAAGATACAAGTCCAAGTCAGAAACCCTCCGAGAAAGATGAGAAAGCTCAAAAGGAAGCCAGCGAAGTAAAAAAAGAGAAAGAGAAAAAGAAAAAAGAAAAGCCAGAAAAACCTGCCAAGCCGAAAATTGCTCCTGTTCATATTTGGAGGGCAGTCAGTATCTTGGTGCCGAGTGTTCTGGTTCTCCTCCTTTCTATCTATCTCTTGACTCCTCTTTCGACTCTTAAGCATATCGAGGTTAAGGGGAATGTCCAGACCCAAGCGGATGACATTAAACAGGTTTCTGGCATTCAGGATAGTGACTATACCTTGTCTTTGTTATTGAACAAGGACAAGCACGCTGAGCAGATCAAGTCGAATCACTGGATAGAGTCAGCAACGATTGACTACAAATTTCCAACAAACTTTACGATTGAAGTCAAAGAGTTTGAGATTGTGGGCTACTATGTGACAGGTGAAGACCACTATCCAATCCTGTCTAGTGGGACAATTGACTCAAGCCCTGTCAACCTTTTGAACCTGCCTGAGACCTACCTAACAGTTACCTTTAACGATGAGCAGCAGGTGAAGGATCTGATTTCGGGTCTTTCTAGCATCAGTGAGGACATAAAGAGTCAAATCCAGAAGATCGAACTAGCCCCAAGTAAGGCAACTGCAGATCTTCTAAAAATCACCATGCTAGATACAGATGAGATCTTGGTTCCCTTGTCAGAGTTGAGTAAAAAATTGCCTTATTACAGCAAAATTAAGCCACAACTAGCAGAACCGAGTTTTATCGATATGGAAGCTGGAATCTATAGTACGAGCCTAGCGGATAAACTTTTGGAAGAAGCTGAGGAAAAAGCTAAAAAAGAGGCACAGGAAGCTGAGAAGAAAAAACAGGAAGAAAAAGAAGCTGAAGAAAAGAAACAACAGCAACAACAATAA
- the typA gene encoding translational GTPase TypA, translating into MTKLREDIRNIAIIAHVDHGKTTLVDELLKQSSTLDARTELAERAMDSNDIEKERGITILAKNTAVAYNGTRINIMDTPGHADFGGEVERIMKMVDGVVLVVDAYEGTMPQTRFVLKKALEQDLVPIVVVNKIDKPSARPAEVVDEVLELFIELGADDDQLDFPVVYASAINGTSSLSDDPADQEKTMAPIFDTIIDHIPAPVDNSDEPLQFQVSLLDYNDFVGRIGIGRVFRGTVKVGDQVTLSKLDGTTKNFRVTKLFGFFGLERREIQEAKAGDLIAVSGMEDIFVGETITPTDAIEPLPILHIDEPTLQMTFLVNNSPFAGREGKWVTSRKVEERLQAELQTDVSLRVEPTDSPDKWTVSGRGELHLSILIETMRREGYELQVSRPEVIVKEIDGVKCEPFERVQIDTPEEYQGSVIQSLSERKGEMLDMISTGNGQTRLVFLVPARGLIGYSTEFLSMTRGYGIMNHTFDQYLPLIPGEIGGRHRGALVSIDAGKATTYSIMSIEERGTIFVNPGTEVYEGMIIGENSRENDLTVNITKAKQMTNVRSATKDQTAVIKTPRILTLEESLEFLNDDEYMEVTPESIRLRKQILNKAEREKANKKKKSAE; encoded by the coding sequence ATGACAAAATTAAGAGAAGATATCCGTAACATTGCGATTATCGCCCACGTTGACCACGGTAAAACAACCCTCGTTGATGAATTGTTGAAACAATCTTCAACATTGGACGCTCGTACAGAGTTGGCAGAGCGCGCTATGGACTCAAACGATATCGAAAAAGAGCGTGGGATTACCATCCTTGCCAAAAATACTGCTGTAGCTTACAATGGCACACGCATCAATATCATGGACACACCAGGACACGCGGACTTCGGTGGAGAAGTTGAGCGTATCATGAAAATGGTTGACGGTGTTGTCTTGGTCGTAGATGCCTACGAAGGAACCATGCCACAAACTCGTTTCGTATTGAAAAAAGCCTTGGAACAAGACCTTGTACCGATTGTTGTCGTTAACAAAATCGACAAACCATCAGCTCGTCCAGCAGAGGTAGTGGACGAAGTATTGGAACTCTTCATCGAGCTTGGTGCAGATGATGATCAGCTTGATTTCCCAGTAGTGTATGCTTCAGCTATTAACGGAACATCTTCATTATCAGACGATCCAGCTGATCAAGAAAAAACAATGGCGCCAATCTTTGACACGATTATCGACCACATCCCAGCTCCAGTAGATAACTCAGATGAGCCTTTGCAATTCCAAGTGTCACTTTTGGACTACAACGACTTCGTTGGACGTATCGGTATCGGTCGTGTCTTCCGTGGTACGGTTAAGGTTGGGGACCAAGTTACCCTTTCTAAACTAGACGGCACAACGAAAAACTTCCGTGTTACAAAACTTTTCGGTTTCTTTGGTTTGGAGCGTCGTGAAATCCAAGAAGCCAAAGCAGGTGACTTGATTGCCGTATCCGGTATGGAAGACATCTTTGTTGGTGAAACTATTACTCCGACGGATGCCATTGAACCTCTTCCAATCCTACATATCGATGAACCAACCCTCCAAATGACTTTCTTGGTCAACAACTCACCATTTGCAGGTCGTGAAGGAAAATGGGTAACTTCTCGTAAGGTGGAAGAACGCTTGCAAGCAGAATTGCAAACAGACGTTTCTCTTCGTGTTGAACCAACAGATTCACCAGATAAATGGACCGTTTCAGGACGTGGAGAATTGCACTTGTCAATCCTTATCGAAACCATGCGTCGTGAAGGCTATGAGCTTCAAGTATCTCGTCCAGAAGTTATCGTAAAAGAAATCGACGGTGTTAAATGTGAGCCATTTGAACGTGTGCAAATCGATACTCCAGAAGAATATCAAGGTTCTGTAATCCAAAGCCTTTCTGAACGTAAGGGTGAAATGTTGGATATGATTTCAACTGGTAATGGTCAAACTCGTTTGGTCTTCCTTGTTCCAGCGCGTGGTTTGATCGGATACTCAACTGAGTTCTTGTCAATGACTCGTGGTTACGGTATCATGAACCATACCTTCGACCAATACTTGCCATTGATTCCAGGAGAAATTGGTGGACGTCACCGTGGTGCTCTTGTTTCCATCGATGCTGGTAAGGCTACAACATACTCAATCATGTCTATCGAAGAACGTGGTACAATCTTTGTCAACCCAGGTACTGAGGTTTACGAAGGAATGATTATCGGTGAAAACTCTCGTGAAAACGACTTGACAGTTAACATCACTAAGGCTAAACAAATGACCAACGTCCGTTCAGCTACTAAGGACCAAACAGCGGTTATCAAGACACCTCGTATCTTGACGCTTGAAGAGTCTCTTGAGTTCTTGAACGATGATGAGTACATGGAAGTAACGCCTGAATCTATCCGTTTGCGTAAACAAATCCTTAACAAGGCAGAGCGTGAGAAAGCCAATAAAAAGAAAAAATCAGCTGAATAA
- the pyrF gene encoding orotidine-5'-phosphate decarboxylase, producing the protein MRESRPVIALDFPSFEEAKEFLALFPAEEKLYVKVGMEIYYAVGPEVVRYLKSLGHSVFLDLKLHDIPNTVKSTMKILSSLGVDMTNVQAAGGVEMMQAAREGLGDKGILIAVTQLTSTSEEQMQDCQNIQTSLQESVIHYAKKTAEAGLDGVVCSAQEAQLIKEATNEDFICLTPGIRPTGAEAADQKRVVTPGQAYQIGSDYIVVGRPITQAEDPVAAYHAIKEEWTRDWA; encoded by the coding sequence ATGCGTGAGAGTCGCCCGGTCATTGCCCTAGATTTTCCAAGTTTTGAAGAAGCAAAGGAATTTTTAGCCCTTTTTCCAGCAGAGGAAAAACTCTATGTCAAGGTTGGAATGGAAATCTATTATGCGGTAGGCCCTGAAGTTGTACGTTATTTGAAATCATTAGGACATAGCGTTTTTTTGGATCTCAAGTTGCATGATATTCCAAACACAGTCAAATCGACCATGAAAATCTTGTCTAGTTTGGGTGTCGATATGACCAATGTTCAGGCTGCAGGTGGGGTTGAAATGATGCAGGCTGCGCGTGAAGGGTTGGGAGATAAGGGAATTCTCATCGCAGTGACCCAGCTGACTTCAACATCCGAAGAACAGATGCAAGACTGCCAAAATATTCAAACGAGTCTGCAAGAATCAGTGATTCACTATGCTAAGAAAACAGCAGAAGCTGGATTAGATGGTGTGGTTTGTTCAGCCCAAGAAGCTCAACTCATCAAGGAAGCTACAAATGAAGATTTTATTTGCTTGACGCCAGGTATTCGACCAACAGGTGCTGAAGCAGCGGATCAAAAACGCGTAGTGACTCCTGGTCAGGCCTATCAAATCGGTAGTGACTACATTGTAGTAGGTCGTCCAATCACGCAGGCGGAAGACCCTGTAGCAGCCTACCATGCTATCAAGGAAGAATGGACACGAGACTGGGCCTAA
- a CDS encoding YqgQ family protein, producing MKAMKTFYDVQQFLKQFGIIVYVGKRLYDIELMKLELSRIYDAGLMDKLDYLEAEAVLRREHKIELDYIEKNGDKNL from the coding sequence ATGAAAGCTATGAAAACATTCTATGATGTGCAGCAATTTCTCAAACAGTTTGGCATTATTGTCTATGTGGGGAAGCGCTTGTATGATATTGAACTGATGAAGCTCGAACTCTCTCGGATCTATGATGCAGGTCTGATGGACAAGCTAGACTATCTAGAGGCGGAAGCTGTTCTTCGTAGAGAGCACAAGATAGAATTAGACTACATAGAGAAAAATGGAGATAAGAACTTATGA
- a CDS encoding LysR family transcriptional regulator has protein sequence MRIQQLHYIIKIVETGSMNEAAKQLFITQPSLSNAVRDLENEMGIEIFIRNPKGITLTRDGMEFLSYARQVVEQTQLLEERYKNPVAHRELFSVSSQHYAFVVNAFVSLLKKSDMEKYELFLRETRTWEIIDDVKNFRSEVGVLFLNSYNRDVLTKMLDDNHLLAHHLFTAQPHIFVSKTNPLAKKDKVKLEDLENFPYLSYDQGTHNSFYFSEEILSQEHHKKSIVVSDRATLFNLLIGLDGYTIATGILNSNLNGDNIVSIPLDIDDPIELVYIQHEKTSLSKMGERFIEYLLEEVQFDN, from the coding sequence ATGAGAATTCAACAACTACACTATATTATCAAAATCGTCGAAACTGGCTCTATGAATGAAGCAGCCAAGCAACTCTTCATCACCCAACCCAGTCTCTCTAATGCCGTTCGAGACTTGGAAAATGAAATGGGTATTGAAATCTTTATTCGCAATCCCAAGGGCATTACCTTGACCCGTGATGGGATGGAATTTCTCTCCTATGCCCGTCAAGTTGTCGAGCAAACCCAGCTTCTGGAGGAACGCTATAAAAATCCTGTCGCCCACCGCGAACTCTTTAGCGTTTCGTCTCAACACTATGCCTTTGTGGTCAATGCCTTTGTATCCCTACTCAAGAAAAGTGATATGGAAAAATACGAGCTCTTCCTTCGTGAAACTCGGACTTGGGAGATTATCGACGATGTCAAGAACTTCCGTAGTGAAGTCGGTGTCCTCTTTTTGAACAGTTATAACCGAGATGTTTTAACAAAAATGCTGGATGACAACCACCTCTTAGCCCACCATCTCTTTACAGCCCAGCCCCATATCTTTGTCAGCAAGACCAACCCTCTAGCAAAGAAAGATAAGGTTAAACTAGAAGACTTGGAGAACTTCCCTTACCTCAGCTATGATCAAGGGACTCACAACTCCTTTTACTTCTCAGAGGAGATTCTTTCACAAGAGCATCACAAGAAATCCATCGTAGTCAGTGACCGTGCCACCCTCTTTAACCTCTTGATTGGTTTGGATGGTTACACCATTGCAACAGGGATTTTGAACAGTAACCTCAACGGAGACAATATCGTTTCCATTCCGCTGGACATTGATGACCCGATTGAACTGGTCTATATCCAGCATGAAAAAACCAGTCTGTCTAAGATGGGCGAACGCTTTATCGAGTATCTACTAGAAGAAGTTCAGTTTGATAATTGA
- a CDS encoding DUF3165 family protein encodes MVYLIIGILLLLLYVFATPQSIKGTVNIVILVFVVVALLILLMLSILQIFQLPTEFFVTIAMLALAYFSLRDITLMSVKKSKRR; translated from the coding sequence ATGGTCTATTTAATCATAGGGATACTCTTATTACTACTCTATGTATTTGCGACACCCCAAAGTATCAAAGGAACAGTCAATATCGTTATCTTGGTCTTTGTAGTTGTTGCACTCTTGATTTTGCTGATGTTGTCCATCTTGCAAATCTTCCAATTACCGACAGAATTCTTTGTCACAATCGCCATGCTGGCCCTAGCCTACTTTAGCTTGAGAGACATTACGCTCATGTCTGTAAAAAAGAGCAAAAGAAGATAA
- a CDS encoding rhodanese-like domain-containing protein, translating into MTIWVLWGIVLAMAAWMGYNYLRIRRAAKIVDNAEFEALIRKGQLIDVRDAAEFHRKHILGARNIPSNQLKSSLAALRKDKPVLLYENQRGQRVTNAALYLKKQGFSEIYILSYGLDSWIGKVKTS; encoded by the coding sequence ATGACAATTTGGGTTTTGTGGGGAATCGTTCTGGCGATGGCAGCATGGATGGGGTATAACTACCTTCGTATTCGTCGTGCGGCTAAGATTGTAGATAATGCAGAGTTTGAAGCCTTGATTCGGAAAGGACAGTTGATTGATGTCCGTGATGCAGCAGAATTTCACAGAAAACATATCCTCGGAGCTCGCAATATTCCTTCAAATCAGTTGAAGTCAAGCCTTGCAGCCCTTCGCAAGGATAAACCTGTCCTTCTCTACGAAAACCAACGTGGACAACGAGTGACCAATGCAGCACTCTATCTGAAAAAGCAAGGTTTCTCTGAGATTTATATCCTTTCTTATGGATTGGATTCTTGGATTGGAAAGGTCAAGACGAGCTAA
- a CDS encoding UDP-N-acetylglucosamine--N-acetylmuramyl-(pentapeptide) pyrophosphoryl-undecaprenol N-acetylglucosamine transferase, with translation MKKIVFTGGGTVGHVTLNLLLMPKFIEDGWEVHYIGDKHGIEHQEILKSGLDVTFHSIATGKLRRYFSWQNMLDVFKVGWGIVQSLFIMLRLRPQALFSKGGFVSVPPVIAARVSGVPVFIHESDLSMGLANKIAYKFATKMYSTFEQPASLAKVEHVGAVTKVTDQETPEPDELVDIQTHFNPKLPTVLFVGGSAGARVFNQLVTDHQKELTERYNIINLTGDSSLNELSQNLFRIDYVTDLYQPLMEMADVVVTRGGANTIFELLAMAKLHLIVPLGREASRGDQIENAAYFVKKGYAVELQETELTLESLEEKVSHLLSHKDQYQASMKASTELKSLNDFYALLRKDLS, from the coding sequence ATGAAAAAAATTGTCTTTACAGGTGGGGGGACGGTTGGACATGTCACCCTCAATCTTTTGTTAATGCCCAAGTTCATCGAAGACGGCTGGGAAGTTCACTACATTGGTGATAAACACGGAATCGAACACCAAGAAATCCTCAAGTCAGGTCTGGATGTGACCTTCCATTCCATAGCGACAGGGAAATTACGTCGTTACTTCTCCTGGCAAAACATGCTGGATGTCTTCAAAGTTGGTTGGGGAATTGTCCAATCCCTCTTTATCATGTTACGACTGCGTCCACAGGCTCTTTTTTCTAAGGGAGGATTTGTCTCAGTACCGCCGGTTATCGCAGCGCGTGTGTCAGGAGTACCTGTCTTTATTCACGAATCGGACCTATCTATGGGCTTGGCCAATAAAATTGCCTATAAATTCGCAACCAAGATGTACTCAACCTTTGAGCAGCCTGCTAGTCTTGCAAAAGTCGAGCATGTGGGGGCAGTGACCAAGGTAACAGATCAAGAGACGCCAGAACCAGACGAGTTGGTGGATATCCAAACTCACTTTAATCCCAAATTGCCAACCGTATTATTTGTCGGAGGTTCTGCAGGAGCTCGTGTATTTAACCAATTAGTGACAGACCATCAGAAAGAACTGACAGAGCGTTACAATATCATCAATCTGACAGGAGATTCTAGCCTAAATGAGTTGAGCCAAAATCTCTTCCGTATCGACTATGTGACGGATCTCTATCAACCCTTGATGGAGATGGCGGATGTGGTGGTGACTCGAGGTGGGGCTAACACGATTTTTGAACTCTTGGCTATGGCTAAACTCCATCTCATTGTCCCTCTTGGACGTGAGGCGAGCCGAGGAGACCAAATTGAAAATGCTGCCTATTTTGTTAAAAAGGGTTATGCAGTAGAACTCCAAGAGACAGAATTGACCTTGGAAAGCTTGGAGGAGAAAGTCAGTCACCTGCTTAGTCATAAGGACCAATACCAAGCTAGTATGAAGGCTTCAACTGAATTGAAATCTCTTAATGATTTTTATGCCCTACTAAGAAAAGACTTATCATAA
- a CDS encoding N-acetylmuramoyl-L-alanine amidase — translation MKKILLTSALILSIAGLAPASVLGEENTTQSTPAVKEAIAKDDQKDAIVKENTEPEVLPKVDAQEAKPKKEGWYQENYHWRFYQDDQPAVNWKQIQGKWYYFDQNGDRLQSTIYKGYAFDQEGAMVENSWTKWENQWYYADPSGRLAQKIWKKINGSWYYFDQTGIMLSNTSIDGYFLGQSGAMASHGWQEINQVWYYVLPSGKISQDKWEKINSTWYYFDKEGRMLSETTFKGYLFKKSGALAENNWVKIKDTWFYASGSGRYVQDKWQKIQGSWYSFTHDGGMLADKWQGSYYLKTSGAMAEKEWIFDKTYKSWFYLKANGHYANQEWIGAYYLKSGGYMAKSEWIDDSQDKGRYYLDENGRYVTGIHKISGKDHLFQKDGKWISEVSTEGGFVKGQYSNTIFLDPGHGGRDSGAFYYNVAEKDLNMQIYRKLRTKLEELGYKVLTSRDSDIDVDFITERSRMVNKTNSDIFISIHFNATGNTYSKASGIQTYSYSDEPDYPSKINPYWHNHPDRISESKRLAAAIHSSLLAETGAKDAGQLERSFAVLRETAKPAVLLELGYMDNFSENQQIRDSRYQDKLVAGIVKGIQKYYAGK, via the coding sequence GTGAAAAAGATACTACTGACCAGTGCTTTAATCCTTTCAATCGCAGGATTAGCACCCGCATCCGTCTTAGGAGAAGAAAATACAACTCAATCCACACCTGCTGTCAAGGAAGCAATTGCCAAAGATGATCAAAAAGATGCTATTGTTAAGGAGAATACAGAACCCGAAGTTCTTCCAAAAGTAGATGCGCAAGAAGCCAAACCCAAAAAGGAGGGCTGGTACCAAGAAAACTACCACTGGCGCTTCTACCAAGATGATCAACCAGCAGTGAACTGGAAACAAATTCAAGGCAAATGGTACTACTTCGACCAAAATGGTGACCGTCTCCAGTCCACTATCTATAAAGGTTATGCCTTTGACCAAGAGGGGGCCATGGTGGAAAATAGCTGGACTAAATGGGAGAATCAATGGTATTACGCTGATCCTTCTGGACGACTAGCTCAGAAAATCTGGAAAAAAATCAATGGTTCTTGGTACTATTTTGATCAAACTGGAATCATGCTCAGCAATACAAGCATTGATGGCTATTTCTTGGGTCAAAGCGGTGCCATGGCATCACACGGTTGGCAAGAGATCAATCAAGTTTGGTACTACGTTCTGCCGTCAGGAAAAATCTCTCAAGACAAATGGGAGAAAATCAACAGTACTTGGTACTATTTTGACAAAGAAGGAAGGATGTTGAGCGAAACAACCTTCAAGGGCTACCTCTTTAAGAAGAGTGGTGCCTTAGCTGAGAACAACTGGGTCAAAATCAAGGATACTTGGTTCTATGCTAGCGGTTCAGGGAGATATGTCCAAGACAAGTGGCAAAAAATCCAGGGCTCTTGGTATTCTTTTACTCATGATGGGGGAATGCTAGCAGATAAATGGCAAGGAAGCTACTACCTCAAGACCAGTGGGGCCATGGCTGAAAAAGAATGGATCTTCGACAAGACTTATAAGAGCTGGTTCTATCTAAAAGCGAATGGTCATTATGCAAATCAGGAGTGGATCGGAGCTTATTATCTCAAGTCTGGTGGCTATATGGCCAAAAGCGAGTGGATCGATGATAGTCAAGACAAAGGGCGTTACTATTTGGATGAAAATGGTCGCTATGTCACTGGAATTCACAAGATTTCTGGAAAAGACCATCTCTTCCAAAAAGATGGGAAATGGATTTCTGAAGTTTCAACTGAGGGTGGATTTGTAAAAGGCCAATACAGTAACACCATCTTCCTCGATCCTGGACACGGTGGTCGAGATTCTGGCGCCTTTTACTACAATGTAGCCGAAAAAGATCTCAATATGCAAATCTACCGTAAACTTCGTACCAAGTTAGAAGAACTAGGCTACAAGGTTCTCACCTCACGTGATAGTGATATTGATGTAGATTTCATTACAGAACGTTCCCGTATGGTTAATAAGACCAACTCGGATATTTTTATCAGTATTCACTTCAACGCTACTGGTAATACCTACTCAAAAGCAAGCGGTATTCAAACCTACTCCTATAGCGATGAACCTGATTATCCAAGTAAGATTAATCCATACTGGCACAACCATCCTGATCGCATTAGTGAAAGCAAACGCCTCGCTGCTGCTATCCACTCCTCTCTCTTAGCCGAAACAGGGGCTAAGGATGCTGGTCAGTTAGAAAGAAGTTTTGCCGTACTACGCGAAACAGCTAAACCAGCCGTCCTCCTGGAGCTTGGTTATATGGATAATTTCTCCGAAAACCAACAAATCAGAGATAGCCGCTACCAAGATAAACTGGTGGCAGGCATTGTAAAAGGGATTCAAAAATATTACGCTGGTAAATAA
- the murD gene encoding UDP-N-acetylmuramoyl-L-alanine--D-glutamate ligase, translating into MKVIDQFKNKKVLVLGLAKSGESATRLLDKLGAIVTVNDGKPFEENPAAQSLLEEGIKVVTGGHPLELLDEDFALMVKNPGIPYSNPMIEKALAKGIPVLTEVELAYLISEAPIIGITGSNGKTTTTTMIGEVLTAAGQHGLLSGNIGYPASQVAQTATAKDTLVMELSSFQLMGVQEFHPEIAVITNLMPSHLDYHGSFEEYVAAKWNIQNKMTAADFLILNFNQDLAKDLATKTEATVVPFSTKEKVDGAYLENGLLYFRGEEVMAADEIGVPGSHNVENALATIAVAKLRGVDNQIIKETLSAFGGVKHRLQFVDEIQGVKFYNDSKSTNILATQKALSGFDNSKVILIAGGLDRGNEFDELVPDITGLKKMVILGQSAERVKRAAEKAGVTYVDATDIADATRKAYELATQGDVVLLSPANASWDMYANFEVRGDLFIDTVAELKE; encoded by the coding sequence ATGAAAGTAATCGATCAATTTAAAAATAAGAAAGTCCTTGTTTTAGGTTTGGCTAAATCTGGTGAGTCTGCGACCCGTTTGTTAGACAAGTTAGGTGCTATTGTGACAGTAAATGACGGCAAGCCTTTTGAGGAAAATCCTGCGGCTCAAAGCTTGCTGGAAGAGGGAATCAAGGTTGTCACTGGTGGGCATCCTTTGGAGCTCTTGGATGAAGATTTTGCTCTGATGGTAAAAAATCCAGGTATCCCTTACAGCAATCCCATGATTGAAAAGGCATTGGCGAAAGGGATTCCAGTCCTGACTGAGGTGGAATTGGCTTATTTAATCTCAGAAGCGCCAATTATCGGTATCACAGGTTCAAATGGGAAAACAACCACAACGACGATGATTGGAGAAGTTTTGACTGCTGCCGGTCAACATGGTCTCTTGTCAGGGAACATCGGCTATCCTGCCAGTCAAGTGGCTCAAACTGCAACAGCCAAGGACACGCTTGTCATGGAACTTTCTTCTTTTCAATTGATGGGTGTTCAAGAATTCCATCCAGAAATTGCGGTCATTACCAATCTCATGCCTAGCCACCTTGACTATCATGGCTCTTTTGAAGAATACGTGGCAGCCAAGTGGAATATCCAAAATAAGATGACAGCAGCTGATTTCCTTATTTTGAACTTTAACCAAGACTTGGCAAAAGACTTGGCCACAAAAACAGAGGCTACTGTTGTACCATTTTCAACAAAGGAAAAGGTTGATGGAGCTTATCTAGAAAACGGTCTGCTCTACTTCCGTGGTGAAGAGGTCATGGCAGCTGATGAGATTGGTGTTCCAGGTAGCCACAATGTGGAAAATGCCCTTGCGACCATTGCAGTAGCCAAGCTACGTGGTGTAGATAACCAAATCATCAAGGAAACTCTTTCAGCCTTTGGTGGTGTCAAACACCGTCTCCAGTTTGTGGATGAAATTCAGGGTGTCAAATTCTATAACGATAGCAAATCAACCAATATCTTGGCTACTCAAAAAGCCTTGTCAGGATTTGACAATAGTAAGGTCATTTTGATTGCAGGTGGTTTGGATCGTGGGAATGAGTTTGACGAATTGGTACCAGATATCACAGGGCTCAAGAAGATGGTCATCCTCGGTCAGTCTGCAGAACGTGTCAAACGGGCAGCAGAGAAGGCTGGTGTGACTTATGTAGATGCGACTGATATTGCTGATGCGACCCGCAAGGCTTATGAGCTTGCGACACAAGGAGATGTGGTTCTTCTCAGTCCTGCCAATGCTAGCTGGGATATGTATGCTAACTTTGAAGTACGTGGAGATCTTTTCATCGACACAGTAGCGGAGTTAAAGGAATAA